The Dasypus novemcinctus isolate mDasNov1 chromosome 12, mDasNov1.1.hap2, whole genome shotgun sequence genome includes a window with the following:
- the DESI1 gene encoding desumoylating isopeptidase 1 yields MEPPNLYPVKLYVYDLSKGLARRLSPIMLGKQLEGIWHTSIVVHKDEFFFGSGGISSCPPGGTLLGPPDSVVDVGSTEVTEEIFLEYLSSLGESLFRGEAYNLFEHNCNTFSNEVAQFLTGRKIPSYITDLPSEVLSTPFGQALRPLLDSIQIQPPGGSTVGRPNGQS; encoded by the exons ATGGAGCCGCCGAACCTCTATCCGGTGAAGCTCTACGTGTACGACCTGTCCAAAGGCCTGGCCCGGCGGCTCAGCCCCATCATGCTGG GGAAACAACTGGAAGGCATCTG GCACACCTCTATAGTTGTGCACAAGGATGAGTTCTTCTTTGGCAGTGGCGGTATCTCCAGCTGTCCCCCG GGAGGGACATTGCTTGGGCCCCCAGACTCTGTGGTTGATGTGGGAAGCACAGAAGTCACAGAAGAAATCTTTCTGGAGTACCTGTCCTCCCTGGGGGAGTCCCTGTTCCG AGGTGAGGCCTACAACCTCTTTGAACACAATTGTAATACCTTCAGCAACGAAGTGGCCCAGTTTCTGACAGGGCGGAAGATCCCGTCTTACATCACTGACCTCCCCTCCGAAGTTCTCTCCAC GCCCTTCGGCCAGGCACTGCGGCCCCTCCTGGACTCCATCCAGATCCAGCCTCCTGGAGGGAGCACCGTGGGCAGACCCAACGGCCAGAGCTAA